In Acidobacteriota bacterium, the DNA window GATGGTAGTGAGCAGCGATGCCAAGCTGAAGATCCGGCAGCCATTCACTGACGACCCGCGGCCGGTCAGAACGGCGATGGAGGAAATTTCCAGGGCGTCCGGATGGCGTTTCACGCGCGATCGGGAACGGCGCCGAATTCTGGAAACAATGGCTGAGATCCGTCGGGATGTGCTCATAGAGGACTTCAGCTTCTATCGGAACACCGAGCTCCTGATCCAGCAGAACACCGAGCTCCTGATCCTGAAACAACAGATGAAGGCGGAGATCAGAGCATTTGCGGAGTTCGAATCCCACGTCCTGCAGGATTCGCTCAGCAGGTTGCACGGCGTCATCGACGTGGTGAAAGGCATCGACGGACGAAAGTCCGTAATTTACGTTTCCAACGGACTACCGATGACGCCGGGGCTCGGGCTCATGCACCAGTTCGCCGAGGTTTTTCGCGATCCGACCATCTATACATCCCTGGCCGAAGGAACATTCGCGGCGGAGTTCACCTCACTGACTGAAGAGGCAAACCGATACGGGGTGAGTTTCTACGCGCTCGACGCCACCGGCTTGGGGCCGCTGGAGGGTTTCGAGGTAGACGCGAAGTACGTTCCCGAGGCAAGGTCATCCTGGGTGCATCGTCAAAACGAGCTGGACAGCTTGACCTTCATGGCCGACACCACTGCCGGGTTGGCGATCATCAACACCAACGATGTGAGCGAAGGCCTTGAACTCATCCGGGACGATCTTTTCAGCTACTACTCCGTCGGTTACACGATTTCGGCCGGATCTGAGGATACCGTCCACGAGATCGAGGTGATGCTCCCGGGCTACCCGAACCACGAGATCCGTCACCGCACGCGGTTTGTGGAGAAAAACCTCCAGACTCGAATTCAGGACCGAGTTTCGAGCATGCTTTCACGAATCGTCGAACCCGAGGGGGACGATCGGCTGCGCCTTACCGCAGGCACCCCTGTTCCTGCAAAAAAGGATCTCTGGAGTGTGCCGATGCGGGTTTCAATTCCGCTCGCCGACGTGGCGTTGACGGAAGAGGCGGGCCACCAGGTCGGTCACCTCGAGATCTTCTTCGGGGCTCGTGATTCCAGCGGTCGCCAGGTACAGCCGGAGCCCCGTGAGTACGAGGTCCGCATCCCATCGGCAGAATACCAAACGGCTGAGGGCCAACGATACGCAATCGTTTTCCCGATGTTGATTCGGCAGGATCGGCACGCGGTGGCCGTCGGCGTGCTCGACCTCGTCACCAATCAGGCAGTGTACGGCCGGGTCGAGGTGAACGTGCCCTGACCAACCCGAATATCGAGGGGAACATCACGCCACTCACCCCGGAAGCACGAACGAGGGAGCCATCCCTCCTCCGACTGAGACATTGATGATCGAGCTGGTCGACAGGCGGACGAAGGAGCCGGCGTAACGCCCGCCGAACAGGTAGGGATTGAGGTTGACTTTCCGTGGTTCGAACCGGAGATGCGGATCGAAGACCGGGAAGTCCTCCTCCGGGATCTCGACGTATCGTTGGATTGTCCACTCACCTGGATTTAGTGCCGCGTGGTCGAGCCTCTCCTCCCACGCCCGGAGCTCCGTCTCTCGCCCGATCATCACGTCGCGTCCGCCGTAGCCGCTCGTAGGCTTGATGACGAAGCGTTCCCTGTTGCTCCTTGCGAGCTCGAAGAGATCGTGTGTACGCCCCTCGAAGTCGACCTTACCGTTGCGAAGAACCCGGGTCCACGGAACGTGCGCCCGCTTGACGGCATTTTGCTCGGCATTGAACAACCGGTCGAATCGTGAATCAGAGAGCAGCGCCAGACATGCCTTGGAGCCGGAGACCTTGGACCGGAAGGGATTGACCACGCACACCAGCCCGCGTCGGTAGGCTTCCAGAAGGTCGCGCACACCCGGCTCATCACGCTTTTCGTGCAGCTCCCGAATGATCGCCCGTCGATAGATCAGGTTGACCGCTGTTCCATCGGCGTAGAGGATATCCCCGCGGAGCTCGAAATGGCGGGGATCGATGACCACCGCCGGCACACCTCTCTCCTGAAAACAACGCTGGACCACCTCGAACTCGGGCCAGGCACCGGCATCACTCCAGTCGACGATCGCCGCGACCGGCTTCTGGGCGAGGCCGAATTCCGAAAATGCTCCGAGCAGACCGTCGATCAAAAGGCGGCGGCAATCGCAGGATCCCAGGTCTTTCGACCACGGGTGTTCACTCAATACCGGAGACGATAGAAAGACCTCCTCGTGCAGGTCGGTCCATACGACCCCTGCCGGGCTGTCGGAGTTGAACTCGAGGAATTCGAGCCTGTCTCCGTTCAGAAACGAGTCTGGCCGGGCGATCACAACTTGGCGCTTCAGGCCGGTGTCGAGCAACGCGAACTCTTCCTCGTCAGGTGGGAGGCCAATGGTCTCGCGCACCTCCGGGTCAACCATATACTGCTCGATGATGCGCTCGGCGCAGTCGACCAGGACCTGTGAGGCACCGCGCACCAGGTCGTTCTGCTCACGCGACAGGAAGACGGGCCGCAGAAACGTCGCGATCGGTTGGCCCCGGAACCTGATGTCCGCCTCGAGCTGGCGCTGGTAGATGTCGTCGAGCATGGCCTGCCCCTGGTCGGCGCGCGCTCTCACCCACCGGTGGCAATCTTCGATGGCCTGGTCGACTCGCATACACTCCGTCCCGCGGATTTTGGATACTTTACACGACGAGGGCCACTGCGAAAACCGCAGAAAGTGCACCGGGCCAAGCGCGGCCGGGCCCAGGAGGAGCTGGCCCGATAGGTCAAGGTGACCCGGAAGACGGTCAACACGATCGAGAGGGGCGAACAGGTGCCCTCGACCCACCCGGCAATGATGATCGCCGGGGCGTTCGACGTGGCCTTAGAGGAGCAGTTACAGCTCGACGACTGATCCGGCTGCAATCAGTCGAGCGAGATGCCGTAGTAGCGGAAGACGTTGGCGCACCGAAGGCAGCGCCGGGCGTGGCGCTTCCACTTTTTCACGTACCGCGACTTGGGTGAGATCATAGCCAGCATCTCGGGGCTGACGTGGGCTCCTGTCTCGGGAAACTCGGGCACCCTCCGGTGGCGAATGGTGAAGTCCGTCTCCCCCATCCGGCCGACGATGTCGTCGAGAGTCTGCCGGCCACCCGGTTTCGTGTTGCCTTCGCCCACAGTGAGTGAATCTCCGACATCGAGTTTACATCGGAAAGCCTGGGCGACCAGGAATAACCGGGCCTTTCGCGTACCCTTCGAAGGCACTCGCCAGTTCACCAACACACCCTGGACACCTGGCCATGGATACCGAATTGACGCCCTGCCGGGAACTTTCCGTGCTCTTCGATCTCTCACTGCGGTGACACGGGGCGGAGAAAAGGGGATGCAAATGAAGAACTCACTCTGGACCTACCCATCTGAATCTGTGGCCGCGCTCGTGTGCGCGGGAGTCGCGATCGTCGCTACCCTCGCGTCATGCCAGCCGGTTGAAGCCCTCGAGACCGGAGTCTGTCGCATCGAGGTCCTGGTGGACGGGCAACCACTGACCGAGTACCCGGCTCGCGGTACGACGTACATCGAGGCGTTCAAAGGCCGCGAATACGCACTCCGTCTCACCAACCTGATCGATCGGCGGATCGCCGTCGCGCTCGCCGTCGACGGGCTCAATTCCATCGACGCAAAGACCACCGCGGCCGACAAAGCGAGCAAGTGGGTTCTCGGCCCTCATGAATCGACCATCATCAACGGATGGCAAGTCAGCAGCACCGACGCCCGCCGGTTTTTCTTCACGACCGAGGAGCAGAGCTACGGGGCCTGGCTCGACCGCACGACGAATCTCGGTGTCATCGAGGCTGTCGTTTACCGCGAACGCAGGCCACGCTGGACTATGGACCGGTTGATGGGTTCTCGCTCGCGCGATCAGAGCGCTTCCGCCAGTCCCGAACCGCCTTCCACCAAGTCGGAGAAACGGTCCCTCGAGGGATCCGCCGCTGAC includes these proteins:
- a CDS encoding VWA domain-containing protein, whose protein sequence is MTDKRGFFTTRKVGLFLLAAVQSARLAVGTTPQSPTPVATPTFGEQVEVTVVNVDVYVRDRQGRPVEGLTADDFRVTQDGREVEVTNFAVFSPKTLDLGSSAPEMNAPDLRPATSPTTFRPIYVVLYIDNVNLNPLQRNNVLIRMNKFVQENLAAPIQMMVVSSDAKLKIRQPFTDDPRPVRTAMEEISRASGWRFTRDRERRRILETMAEIRRDVLIEDFSFYRNTELLIQQNTELLILKQQMKAEIRAFAEFESHVLQDSLSRLHGVIDVVKGIDGRKSVIYVSNGLPMTPGLGLMHQFAEVFRDPTIYTSLAEGTFAAEFTSLTEEANRYGVSFYALDATGLGPLEGFEVDAKYVPEARSSWVHRQNELDSLTFMADTTAGLAIINTNDVSEGLELIRDDLFSYYSVGYTISAGSEDTVHEIEVMLPGYPNHEIRHRTRFVEKNLQTRIQDRVSSMLSRIVEPEGDDRLRLTAGTPVPAKKDLWSVPMRVSIPLADVALTEEAGHQVGHLEIFFGARDSSGRQVQPEPREYEVRIPSAEYQTAEGQRYAIVFPMLIRQDRHAVAVGVLDLVTNQAVYGRVEVNVP
- a CDS encoding circularly permuted type 2 ATP-grasp protein produces the protein MRVDQAIEDCHRWVRARADQGQAMLDDIYQRQLEADIRFRGQPIATFLRPVFLSREQNDLVRGASQVLVDCAERIIEQYMVDPEVRETIGLPPDEEEFALLDTGLKRQVVIARPDSFLNGDRLEFLEFNSDSPAGVVWTDLHEEVFLSSPVLSEHPWSKDLGSCDCRRLLIDGLLGAFSEFGLAQKPVAAIVDWSDAGAWPEFEVVQRCFQERGVPAVVIDPRHFELRGDILYADGTAVNLIYRRAIIRELHEKRDEPGVRDLLEAYRRGLVCVVNPFRSKVSGSKACLALLSDSRFDRLFNAEQNAVKRAHVPWTRVLRNGKVDFEGRTHDLFELARSNRERFVIKPTSGYGGRDVMIGRETELRAWEERLDHAALNPGEWTIQRYVEIPEEDFPVFDPHLRFEPRKVNLNPYLFGGRYAGSFVRLSTSSIINVSVGGGMAPSFVLPG
- a CDS encoding transcriptional regulator, whose translation is MTRKTVNTIERGEQVPSTHPAMMIAGAFDVALEEQLQLDD